Proteins from one Podospora pseudocomata strain CBS 415.72m chromosome 4, whole genome shotgun sequence genomic window:
- a CDS encoding hypothetical protein (EggNog:ENOG503PY7S; COG:S), translating to MPPPVAPSYPESESESESESESESESESESDDVSDSESESSDDSIDNDLLKIEDLSDSANGTISHVLGRLPDNPKRKAECDQDGDFPSRSKRLLTSAHNVSSSSTPGAYTNGSMHARQSFAAPFIEQPTQFPCFDLLEKTFPQHRPIQMRTFPFFRWLCRQPVKRIPAVSLRWNNKKPQNMPSFMMQACGDDLPRKQACERCAEMKGPYNECVVINDAEFGKYTGGSCANCWYGKLGSSCTLRTGVTNSSAHLTSPPPPASTATAANPPLHPSFAAAVHGTETPVLHPRFATILERNNPTSQAPPSQGQPPALSPALSSLATSVAITTNLVQLWENRYRNMTPEKLIEAYEHLQEMQQDLNTRTQAIHRVILGGLKDAMNVSKRNESSSTGES from the exons ATGCCTCCACCAGTAGCACCGTCTTATCCAGAATCAGAATCAGAATCAGAATCAGAATCAGAATCAGAATCAGAATCAGAATCAGAATCAGACGATGTTTCTGACTCCGAGTCCGAGTCTTCCGATGATAGCATTGACAATGACCTTCTCAAAATCGAAGACTTGTCAGATTCAGCCAACGGCACCATCTCACATGTACTGGGCAGGCTCCCTGACAACCCCAAACGAAAAGCCGAATGTGATCAGGATGGAGACTTCCCATCAAGATCCAAGAGGCTTTTAACTTCGGCTCACAATgtctcgtcttcctcaacccctgGCGCCTACACCAATGGCTCCATGCATGCGCGCCAAAGCTTTGCGGCACCTTTCATCGAACAACCCACACAGTTCC CATGTTTCGACCTGTTGGAAAAGACATTTCCCCAGCACAGACCCATACAGATGAGAACATTTCCGTTCTTCCGCTGGCTATGCCGACAACCCGTAAAAAGAATCCCGGCTGTAAGCTTGCGTTGGAACAACAAAAAACCCCAAAACATGCCCTCTTTCATGATGCAGGCTTGTGGCGATGACTTGCCTCGCAAGCAGGCCTGCGAGCGGTGCGCCGAGATGAAGGGGCCCTACAACGAATGTGTCGTCATCAACGATGCCGAGTTCGGGAAATACACTGGCGGGTCTTGTGCCAATTGTTGGTATGGGAAGCTTGGGTCATCGTGTACGCTACGTACCGGAGTTACTAACA GCAGTGCCCATctaacatcaccaccacctccagcatcgacagccacagcagcaaaccCACCGCTTCACCCCAGCTTTGCCGCTGCCGTGCATGGTACCGAAACACCTGTTCTTCACCCTCGCTTCGCGACTATTCTAGAAAGGAACAACCCCACCTCGCAAGCACCGCCGTCACAAGGCCAACCACCGGCATTATCGCCTGCTCTGTCCTCACTCGCTACTTCGGTGGCGATCACGACAAACCTGGTTCAGCTGTGGGAGAACAGATACCGCAACATGACGCCTGAAAAGCTGATCGAGGCCTATGAACATCTGCAGGAAATGCAGCAGGACCTCAACACTAGGACTCAAGCAATACACCGCGTCATTTTGGGCGGGCTGAAGGATGCGATGAATGTGAGTAAGCGGAATGAGAGCAGTTCTACGGGAGAGAGTTGA
- a CDS encoding hypothetical protein (EggNog:ENOG503PD55), whose translation MRFSLVLLAPILGAVAAPTTDLDKRENLCHLRTPPQLCTPNPNTTVEETAIRAYKFYRAFVTDGDPRTMFSLIDNVYKQNTPGYQSGPNVIWPLFCNGRRIGTEQATAWCFDASTNMSYARYSVTDRWRWVDGCVHEHWDQGERIPAQEKCYQLPAGIVGKPLAEI comes from the exons ATGCGGTTCTCACTCGTCCTTCTCGCCCCGATCCTCGGCGCCGTCGCtgcccccaccaccgacctCGACAAGCGAGAGAACCTCTGCCACTTGcgcacccctccccagcttTGCACCCCtaacccaaacaccaccgtcGAAGAGACCGCCATCAGGGCCTACAAGTTCTACCGTGCCTTTGTCACTGACGGAGACCCGAGGACCATGTTTTCACTGATCGACAACGTCTACAAG CAAAACACCCCTGGATATCAGTCTGGACCCAACGTGATCTGGCCCCTGTTCTGCAACGGCCGTCGTATTGGCACTGAGCAGGCCACGGCCTGGTGTTTCGATGCCAGCACCAACATGAGTTACGCGAGATACAGCGTTACGGAccggtggaggtgggttgaTGGGTGTGTGCATGAGCAT TGGGACCAAGGCGAGCGTATCCCGGCGCAGGAGAAATGCTACCAGCTTCCAGCGGGCATTGTTGGCAAGCCGTTGGCGGAAATTTGA
- a CDS encoding hypothetical protein (EggNog:ENOG503P7QU), which translates to MGHSSRFPFSLPGRKHKQSQPAASAAPLSISEPLTKAQRILGTTAISLDLAGATSDTTKWGPWDGQSNAGISINVTETPAGRDNAGSRLGSARRDDAHHGSSGNRDRRWEEESAVLPKDNMAPSGRHDDTTDASSLRRQQSSSTIRSYYDKAKVPLAISQQTANSAMAKGLPSKAHAILDFDGNFNTEPKGLKKKKPSRLDLSSLLSKRSHKHLRPEPTNGHVLGSDMLTTSPSVMSSSSASTPPPISQRIDRRLRNKMTKESLREQTATPDPRPSPISSAGRSDSPKQIPIKPNAELHNLYDHYEQKTFDEALENNYQQVPERRGPPPDRALPAYPTPPTSNTGKPSLSPFPRSASRTGQKQDPPPLTVKVPDVHLVRPPSAPSLVSPMADCASISSRHTRTSKASKRTDRSLTEIDLLQNSVLALSSDSEDDYDACSDQLAVPPPPSDGPASPVSPRSAMSQPSFTRSEDSSRSKAPKQTTFAESPQYFPTREQQAAASKAPKTNPRSSPLAPSSSMNNSLQIYPPQNRSSSGTTGTARTHGYSALQTPTTYEAKVISMVPKSKSQDQPVWTVPEETLFEDFPAPPIHPTQRPPQASRPEQTPPLSPTSVDFYLQSQRSSSTQDDGSIASRGSQGSGNRSGRRGSAASSIQDNQSGRFMAVTRQEEMLLAALRQKRARMREDILAEYEDNTDQEEHPGLKREVTNDSSGMSMMSRQSSLSMSTVRAEANPLSARPRHQDYVRSRANSSAVEQSGKHGHILVMMDESSSDVGPMVQLDDFPAPAESDRRGSRSSSRSGQPHKQRASLSAMSMPTTGARRPPRSGSLPRKGSSDQASVQPTHPANNSIPNQILEDPAEDEEDEGIPRPDSPISPSDFPVPLSATNPSIKIANKKHLRLSAFGTYKPNVEAGWWDDSG; encoded by the coding sequence ATGGGCCACTCGTCCAGATTTCCCTTCTCGCTCCCGGGCCGAAAACACAAACAGTCGCAACCCGCCGCCTCTGCCGCGCCGCTGTCCATCTCAGAGCCACTCACAAAAGCCCAGAGGATCCtcggcaccaccgccatcagcCTCGATCTCGCAGGCGCAACATCAGACACCACAAAATGGGGGCCGTGGGACGGCCAATCGAACGCGGGGATCAGCATCAATGTCACGGAAACACCGGCCGGGCGGGACAATGCGGGCTCCCGATTGGGATCTGCGCGTCGTGATGATGCACACCATGGATCTTCGGGGAACCGAGACAGGCGCTGGGAGGAAGAGTCGGCTGTGTTGCCCAAGGATAATATGGCGCCATCAGGACGCCACGACGACACCACTGATGCCTCCAGCCTGCGTCGCCAGCAGTCCAGCTCCACCATCCGATCCTACTACGACAAGGCGAAAGTGCCATTGGCCATCTCCCAGCAGACCGCAAACTCGGCCATGGCCAAGGGACTGCCATCCAAGGCGCATGCCATTCTCGACTTTGACGGCAACTTCAACACCGAACCGAAagggctgaagaagaagaagccctccAGGCTCGATCTCTCCTCGCTCCTGTCCAAGAGGAGTCACAAACATCTCAGACCGGAACCCACCAACGGCCACGTCCTGGGCTCTGATATGCTCACCACATCACCGTCCGTCATGTCCAGCTCCTCTGCATCAACGCCCCCACCGATTTCACAGCGAATCGACCGGAGACTTCGGAACAAGATGACCAAGGAGTCATTACGAGAACAAACAGCCACTCCCGATCCACGGCCGTCACCCATCAGCTCGGCCGGGCGCTCGGATAGCCCAAAACAAATCCCCATCAAGCCCAACGCCGAACTGCACAACCTTTATGACCATTATGAGCAAAAAACGTTTGACGAGGCGCTGGAGAATAACTACCAGCAAGTTCCAGAGCGTCGGGGGCCACCGCCAGACCGCGCGCTCCCAGCAtatccaacaccacccaccagcaacacgggcaaaccctccctctcaccTTTTCCGCGCAGCGCATCGCGGACAGGCCAGAAGCAAGATCCGCCACCTCTGACTGTCAAGGTTCCAGATGTCCATCTGGTCAGGCCCCCAAGCGCGCCCAGTCTTGTATCGCCCATGGCCGACTGTGCCAGCATTTCCAGTCGGCACACGCGAACGTCCAAAGCGTCAAAACGCACAGACCGCAGCCTAACGGAGATTGACCTGCTTCAGAACAGCGTCTTGGCCCTCTCGTCCGATTCAGAAGACGACTACGATGCCTGTAGCGACCAGCTTGCCgtccccccgccccccagTGATGGCCCCGCCAGTCCCGTCAGCCCACGATCGGCCATGTCTCAACCATCTTTCACCAGATCCGAAGACTCGAGCCGAAGCAAGGCGCCCAAGCAAACCACCTTTGCCGAAAGTCCGCAGTACTTCCCGACCCGGGAGCAACAGGCTGCGGCTTCCAAAGCGCCAAAAACTAACCCACGGTCCAGCCCATTGGCCCCCAGctccagcatgaacaacTCACTACAGATCTACCCCCCACAAAACCGTTCCTCCAGCGGCACGACGGGTACGGCCCGAACGCATGGGTATTCGGCGCTTCAAACCCCAACGACGTACGAAGCCAAGGTGATCAGCATGGTGCCCAAGAGCAAGTCCCAGGACCAGCCAGTGTGGACTGTGCCCGAGGAGACCCTGTTTGAGGACTTTCCAGCgccccccatccatcccactcAGCGACCACCGCAGGCTTCACGCCCCGAGCAGACACCGCCACTGTCGCCCACTAGCGTGGACTTTTATCTGCAGAGTCAACGGTCGTCTTCCACGCAGGACGATGGTTCCATAGCTAGCAGAGGCAGCCAGGGCAGTGGCAACCGCAGCGGACGCCGTGGCAGTGCCGCCAGCAGCATTCAGGACAACCAGAGCGGGCGCTTCATGGCAGTGACGCGACAGGAAGAgatgctgctggctgccTTGCGTCAGAAGCGCGCCCGGATGCGTGAGGATATTCTTGCCGAATATGAGGATAACACGGACCAGGAGGAACACCCGGGCCTGAAGCGGGAGGTGACCAACGACAGCAGCGGCATGAGCATGATGTCAAGGCAGTCGTCTCTCAGCATGAGCACCGTCCGCGCCGAGGCAAACCCGCTGTCGGCACGACCCCGTCACCAGGACTATGTTCGGTCACGGGCGAACAGCTCAGCGGTTGAGCAAAGCGGAAAGCACGGTCACATCCTCGTCATGATGGACGAGTCCAGCTCGGATGTTGGCCCAATGGTGCAGCTGGACGACTTTCCCGCGCCGGCCGAGTCTGACCGTCGGGGCAGCAGGTCCAGCTCCAGATCGGGACAACCTCACAAGCAGCGTGCATCCTTGTCGGCCATGTCCATGCCCACTACCGGCGCGCGGAGGCCACCTCGGAGCGGCAGTCTTCCCCGTAAAGGATCATCCGATCAAGCCAGCgtccaacccacccacccggCCAACAACTCGATCCCAAATCAGATCCTGGAGGATCCGgctgaagacgaagaagacgaaggcATTCCGCGCCCAGACTCGCCCATCTCGCCCTCGGATTTCCCCGTTCCCCTGTCGGCCACAAATCCGTCGATCAAGAttgccaacaagaagcacctGAGGCTCAGTGCGTTTGGCACCTACAAGCCGAATGTAGAGGCCGGCTGGTGGGACGATTCTGGCTGA
- a CDS encoding hypothetical protein (EggNog:ENOG503NZIQ; COG:O) produces MKASPTALGIFAITSLQSLASALTIAEINGNKYISPYSGQTVTNVTGLLIAKGPNGVFIRSTTPDKDIATSEAIYVFDRNVGANLTVGDIISLDAKVLEYRSSNAYLYLTELSTPKNVQVLSSGNKVKALVIGKDTIDPPNTQFSSLDGGDIYNVPNGVANISEVNPVLEPKKFGLDFWESLSGELVTVRKPSVIKQPNNYGDTWVVGDWKVTGKNKQGGITMTDKDSNPEAIVIGSPLDGTKNPNTSKMGDELEEITGVVQHAFGFYSILPLTAVKVSKPAKGVAAQKPTSLKSKGQCKAITVGSYNVENLSPSSEHLPLIASHVVTYLKSPDFLFLQEVQDNSGPTNNDGITSANLTLSALAASIKAAGGPTYEFAEVAPATPNLDGGQPGGNIRPAYLYNPAIISLYKPNQGQGDDATSVVKGSGKNSPPSLTFNPGRIEPANPAWTASRKPVVGAWVAKGATKPFFTVNVHFGSKGGGSSLHGDRRPPINGGVADRLAQANVTATFISQILNADPKAAVISAGDFNEFSFVRPMKTFAEISKMKDLDEVAGIKPTERYTYAFDMNAQALDHMYVSPSLAASSKSDFEHIHVNTWGSYAEMVSDHDPSVALFDLCG; encoded by the exons aTGAAGGCCTCACCGACTGCTCTCGGCATCTTTGCCATCACGAGCCTTCAGTCTCTGGCGTCCGCCCTGACAATCGCCGAGATCAATGGCAACAAGTACATCTCGCCATACTCAGGGCAGACCGTGACCAACGTCACCGGTCTCCTGATCGCCAAGGGTCCCAACGGAGTATTCATTCGGTCGACAACCCCGGACAAGGACATTGCTACTTCTGAGGCCATCTATGTCTTTGACCGCAATGTGGGTGCCAACCTGACCGTGGGCGACATCATCTCTTTGGATGCCAAGGTGCTCGAGTATCGGTCAAGCAACGCCTACCTCTATCTGACCGAGTTGTCCACTCCCAAGAATGTCCAGGTGCTCTCCAGCGGGAACAAGGTGAAGGCCTTGGTGATTGGGAAGGACACAATCGACCCCCCCAACACTCAGTTCAGCTCGCTGGATGGCGGTGACATCTACAATGTGCCCAACGGAGTGGCCAACATCTCCGAAGTGAACCCTGTTCTGGAGCCCAAGAAGTTTGGATTGGATTTCTGGGAGAGCTTGAGCGGTGAACTGGTCACCGTCCGAAAGCCGAGTGTGATTAAGCAACCCAACAACTATGGTGATACCTGGGTCGTCGGTGACTGGAAGGTCACGGGGAAGAACAAGCAGGGAGGCATCACCATGACCGACAAAG ATTCCAACCCAGAGGCTATCGTCATTGGCTCCCCTCTTGATGGCACCAAGaaccccaacaccagcaagATGGGCGATGAACTCGAGGAAATCACCGGTGTCGTGCAACATGCCTTTGGTTTCTACTCgatcctccccctcaccgcCGTCAAGGTGAGCAAGCCCGCCAAGGGTGTTGCTGCTCAGAAGCCCACCAGCCTCAAGAGCAAGGGCCAGTGCAAGGCCATCACTGTCGGTAGCTACAACGTCGAAAATCTGTCTCCTTCGTCTGAACACCTGCCCCTGATTGCCAGCCACGTCGTCACCTACCTCAAGTCCCCTgatttcctcttcctccaggaAGTCCAGGACAACTCGGgccccaccaacaacgacgGCATCACCTCTGCCAACCTGACCCTTTCCGCTCTCGCTGCCAGCATCAAGGCTGCTGGTGGTCCGACCTACGAGTTCGCCGAGGTTGCACCCGCCACCCCTAACCTTGACGGTGGCCAGCCAGGCGGCAACATCCGTCCCGCCTATCTCTacaacccagccatcatctccctctacaaacccaaccaaggccaaggggaCGATGCCACCTCCGTTGTGAAGGGCTCGGGTAAGaactctcctccctccctgACCTTCAACCCGGGCCGCATTGAGCCTGCCAACCCAGCCTGGACCGCCTCTCGCAAGCCCGTTGTCGGTGCCTGGGTCGCCAAGGGTGCCACCAAGCCTTTCTTCACCGTCAACGTCCACTTCGGCAGCAAGGGCGGCGGTTCCAGCCTCCACGGCGACCGTCGTCCTCCCATcaatggtggtgtggctgacAGACTTGCCCAGGCTAATGTCACTGCT ACCTTCATCTCCCAGATCCTCAACGCCGACCCCAAAGCTGCCGTCATCTCCGCCGGCGACTTCAACGAGTTCTCCTTTGTCCGGCCCATGAAGACTTTTGCTGAGATCAGCAAGATGAAGGACCTGGACGAGGTGGCCGGCATCAAGCCCACCGAGCGGTACACCTACGCCTTTGACATGAACGCCCAGGCGCTCGACCACATGTACGTCAGCCCTTCGCTTgcggccagcagcaagagcgACTTTGAGCACATTCACGTCAACACTTGGGGGTCGTACGCCGAGATGGTGTCGGACCATGATCCCAGCGTGGCTCTGTTTGATTTGTGCGGGtga
- a CDS encoding hypothetical protein (EggNog:ENOG503NVWQ; COG:G; CAZy:AA12), which yields MVKKAVLTGACLYTAGALAQGTCGDILVPRNPAPVVANGWQAQLVAGGLTKPRSIQFDEAGALLVVESGKGISRHRFTDNGGTCLHANHSHMLVELQGLNHGLALSNEGDILYASTAESVLAWSYDARGGAVTSQPRTLVANMSNNDLVTRTLLISEKVQGKLIVSRGSAEANRDRAAVLSSGLSQIRVFDITNRSDSESPYNFNTDGDVLGWGLRNSVGVAEHPRTGGIYAVENSVDGVTRNGQDIRENNPGEELNFFGYLDETVKVNASANNNYGYPHCFAVWDPSEIPDGDGLGVGKQFAVEENSSLTDETCESDYVAPRLTFPAHYAPIDLKFSTGGETGYITFRGSFDRSSPVGYKVASIAFNAATGEPVASADSKGALRDIITNVDNTQCPDKCFRPVGLAIDSKGRIWFSSDSTGEIYVLQRTGENSEGKFVLPEGGQNGDGSGNNNGNGDSAASTVFGWETRVLGWTALVGLGVWLMAV from the exons ATGGTGAAGAAAGCCGTCTTGACCGGAGCGTGTCTCTACACTGCGGGTGCTCTGGCACAGGGGACCTGCGGCGACATTCTCGTTCCCCGCAACCCTGCTCCGGTTGTTGCCAATGGCTGGCAAGCACAGCTTGTCGCCGGCGGGTTGACCAAGCCACGAAGTATCCAGTTTGATGAAGCCGGTGCTCTGCTTGTTGTGGAGAGCGGCAAGGGAATCAGTCGTCACAGATTCACAGACAACGGCGGAACATGCCTCCACGCCAACCACTCCCACATGTTGGTTGAGCTCCAGGGT CTCAACCATGGCCTCGCCCTGTCCAACGAAGGGGACATCCTCtacgcctccaccgccgaatCCGTACTTGCCTGGTCGTACGACGCCCGCGGCGGTGCCGTCACCTCGCAACCTCGCACCCTCGTCGCTAACATGAGCAACAACGACCTCGTCACCcgcaccctcctcatctcggAAAAAGTCCAAGGCAAGCTCATCGTCTCCCGCGGCAGCGCAGAAGCCAACCGCGACCGCGCTGCCGTCCTCTCGTCCGGCCTCTCCCAGATTAGAGTCTTTGACATCACCAACCGCTCTGACTCGGAAAGCCCTTACAACTTCAACACCGACGGTGACGTTCTCggctgggggttgaggaaTAGCGTCGGCGTGGCAGAACACCCCCGGACGGGCGGGATATACGCCGTGGAAAACAGCGTGGACGGGGTGACGAGAAACGGGCAGGACATCAGGGAGAACAACCCCGGAGAGGAGCTCAACTTTTTTGGCTATCTTGATGAAACTGTCAAGGTTAATGCTTctgccaacaacaactacgGCTACCCTCACTGCTTCGCGGTTTGGGACCCGAGTGAGATCccggatggggatgggctgggggtggggaagcaGTTTGCCGTGGAGGAGAACAGCTCGTTGACGGATGAGACGTGCGAGAGTGATTATGTCGCGCCGAGGTTGACGTTTCCGGCGCATTATGCGCCGATTGATCTCAAGTTTTCTACTGGGGGCGAGACGGGGTATATCACGTTTAGGGGGAGCT TTGACCGGTCCTCGCCCGTGGGGTACAAGGTGGCAAGCATCGCCTTCAATGCCGCGACAGGAGAACCAGTGGCATCGGCTGATAGCAAGGGGGCCCTGAGGGATATCATCACGAATGTGGACAACACGCAATGCCCAGACAAGTGCTTCAGGCCGGTGGGGCTGGCCATTGACTCCAAGGGGAGAATTTGGTTTTCGAGCGACTCTACGGGCGAGATTTACGTTCTGCAGAGGACAGGCGAGAACTCAGAAGGAAAGTTTGTCTTGCCAGAAGGCGGACAAAACGGGGATGGGAGCGGCAACAATAATGGTAATGGAGACTCAGCTGCGTCCACGGTGTTTGGGTGGGAGACAAGGGTGCTGGGTTGGACCGCGCTTGTTGGGCTGGgggtgtggttgatggctgtgtaa
- a CDS encoding hypothetical protein (EggNog:ENOG503P29Q; COG:H) — protein sequence MATYTRDQISHYLQHIGYTQDVNQHFAEDPLGLLTRIQILHMARVPFESLSLHYSKYRTLSLNPEDLFVKIVNRGRGGYCMEVNAFFAAVLRSLGFTLFSTGGRVRGDAGYKGWDHMVNIVTIDNQRYLVDVGFGTNGATRPVPLQHEHRFLTVFPTEGMLEYRGIDANTDPNQKVWVYCVRQKEDDPWGEMYCFGELEFIPGDFEVMNMRTSSAPQSFFVQSVMCMKTRLDEGKQNPVGKVILHRDYIKQQNGSEAPITTRLLSEADRVEALKRYFDISLTLEEQHGIKGLASELKDRSKHA from the exons ATGGCCACCTACACTCGCGACCAAATCTCTCACTATCTCCAGCACATCGGGTACACGCAAGATGTGAATCAACATTTTGCCGAGGACCCCCTGGGCTTACTCACCAGAATCCAAATTCTACATATGGCCCGCGTTCCATTTGAAAGCCTCTCGTTGCACTACTCAAAATATCGAACTCTTTCATTGAATCCAGAGGATTTATTCGTCAAGATTGTGAACCGGGGACGGGGCGGCTACTGTATGGAAGTCAACGCTTTCTTCGCCGCCGTCCTGCGAAGTCTGGGATTCACGCTTTTCAGCACTGGTGGAAGGGTTAGAGGAGATGCAGGATATAAAGGATG GGATCACATGGTCAACATCGTCACGATTGACAACCAGCGATATcttgtcgatgttggcttTGGCACAAACGGCGCTACACGACCAGTTCCTCTTCAACATGAACACCGATTTTTGACTGTTTTCCCAACGGAAGGAATGCTCGAGTATCGTGGCATCGATGCCAACACAGATCCAAACCAGAAAGTCTGGGTGTACTGTGTCCGGCAAAAGGAAGACGACCCGTGGGGCGAGATGTACTGCTTCGGCGAACTCGAGTTTATTCCAGGCGACTTTGAGGTCATGAATATGCGTACATCTTCAGCTCCGCAAAGCTTCTTTGTGCAGAGTGTCATGTGCATGAAAACCCGTTTGGACGAGGGGAAACAAAACCCCGTTGGTAAAGTGATTCTGCACAGAGATTACATCAAGCAGCAGAATGGGAGTGAGGCCCCAATTACGACAAGATTGCTGAGCGAGGCGGACAGAGTTGAGGCGTTGAAGAGATACTTTGACATTTCTCTCACTTTAGAGGAGCAGCATGGCATTAAGGGGCTGGCGAGTGAGCTCAAGGACAGGTCCAAGCATGCATGA
- a CDS encoding hypothetical protein (COG:S; EggNog:ENOG503PPZH) → MLERGSYLVLATCFEQYARVVCVSPRSSRGFSRFSVSNRPVDPEVRTFGILRIHPAITDQVVLQHLKLRSIVIPQTARQFKMRYLPKVALATVASSLFLPPAFSLPQAGSVPDAAPLPWVTINPQGDAETIIPKVITTEGHRATLSNPPAHLISTATYTLSPDGRLSTYTGLAPVATATTNPDNNNNNNNDDDDDDEPAAFLACQSDKGHDEPFCLPRRGSSLIAGRTYYITWSPSYFSPQSTPLTLHVFFSSSSLSQQTGINLTPIPIPASVGFYAWTIPLNFPTTSPISFALQHNDTTTEEANDIVTVSGPTVNVFSSDPNPQPSASGGGHGTNHLAIVLPIVIIAILIGLAGFCFLFRRRKGRWPVIGERARSSGSGYTGQGGRRVQEDQVGGGVVTGDNKSETNIGVELTDRDSWSPTSPNSPSRGRNVFREEVERQERLAREG, encoded by the exons atgttggagaggggaagCTACCTTGTCTTGGCTACCTGCTTCGAACAGTATGCGAGGGTGGTGTGCGTCTCGCCTCGATCAAGTCGTGGGTTCTCGCGGTTTTCTGTGTCAAATAGACCCGTAGACCCAGAGGTGCGTACATTTGGCATTTTGCGCATTCACCCGGCGATAACGGACCAGGTTGtcctccaacatctcaaGCTGAGGTCTATCGTGATACCACAGACTGCCCGGCAGTTCAAGATGAGATACCTGCCCAAAGTCGCGCTTGCGACAGTGGCCTCCTCCCTATTCCTGCCACCAGCTTTCTCCCTTCCACAAGCTGGATCAGTCCCCGACGCCGCCCCTCTCCCCTGGGtgaccatcaacccccaaggCGACGCCgaaaccatcatccccaaagtcatcaccaccgaagGCCACCgcgccaccctctccaacccgcCCGCCCACCTCATCTCCACCGCAACCTACACCCTATCCCCTGACGGCCGTCTCTCAACCTACACCGGCCTCGCCCCAGTAGCAACCGCCACAACCAAccccgacaacaacaacaacaacaacaatgacgacgacgacgacgacgaacccgccgccttcctcgcctgccaATCCGACAAAGGCCACGACGAGCCCTTCTGCCTCCCCCGCCGcggctcctccctcatcgccgGGCGCACATATTACA TAACCTGGTCCCCCTCCTACTTCTCCCCccaatcaacccccctcaccctccacgtcttcttttcctcctcttctttgtCTCAACAAACAggcatcaacctcacccccatccccatccccgcctCGGTCGGCTTCTACGCCTGGACCATCCCCCTCAAtttccccaccacctcccccatctccttcgCCCTCCAGCacaacgacaccaccaccgaggaaGCAAACGACATCGTCACCGTTTCCGGCCCGACAGTCAACGTCTTTTCCTCCGATCCCAACCCTCAACCATCAGCCTCGGGGGGTGGCCACGGGACCAACCACCTGGCTATTGTCCTCCCTATTGTCATCATTGCCATCTTGATCGGGCTGGCAGggttttgcttcttgttccGTCGTCGAAAGGGGAGGTGGCCTGTGATTGGCGAGAGGGCGAGGTCATCAGGGAGTGGGTATACCGGacagggagggaggagggtgcaAGAGGAccaggttggagggggagtggtgaCGGGGGATAACAAATCCGAGACCAACATTGGGGTGGAGCTCACCGATCGGGACAGCTGGTCGCCTACCTCGCCCAACTCGCCGAGCAGGGGAAGGAATGTGTttagggaggaggtggagaggcaggagaggttggctAGGGAAGGTTGA